The genomic DNA TATCTATTTCTGCACAGCGTTAGACAGCGCTGTCATCAGCTCCGCATGCATGGCTTCTGCAAGAGCCTTATCGAATATGCCGAAACGATTGCGTTCATATACCAGCGTTCCCGCACCATCCACGACCGTTATCCACGGATAGTACTTGACCCCGTAACGGTCGCGCAGCCACGGTTCCTTGTCGGCATCGATCTTGAGCACGACGAACTTCCGGGCGAGAAGGTTCTTCACCGGCGGCTTCATGAGTATCGTACGCGAAAGCACTTCGCAGTTCTCGCACCAGCTCGTATAGAAATCGATGAACACGAGCTTCTTTTCCGCTTTCGCCGTCTGCAGCGCTTCATCGAAACTGAGCGCCTTCGTCTCCTCAATGACCGGTGTCGCTCGGCCGAGAAATTCATTCCGTGCCGCCTGATGCAGGGTAAGCCCGGCCAGGAAAAGCAGGAGCACCCCGAGCGATTTGATCCGATCGCCTTTGAGGTATTCGTCAAGCGATCGATACGTGACAGCGGTAAGGACAATCGCGACAAGGGCGAACACGGCAACGGTGATGTATACCGACGACGTTCTCACGCCGAGTATCACCAGAAGCAGATTGAGATAATACGCGGTGAAGCCGAGCATGAGAAGGGCGAATACGTATTTCACTATATCCATCCAACCGCCGGACTTGGGGAGCTTGCCGAGGAGCGAGGAGAACGTGCCGAGCACGACCAGCACCGATGCGAAGCCGAGTGCGTAGAAGAACATGTACAGATACCCGTACTGCGGCTGCGTAAGGCTCACGCCGAGTATGGTGGCGACGACGGGTCCTACACAGGGAGATGCGACAAGACCGGTGACCGCTCCCATGAAGAACTTACCTGCGAATGAATTGCCTTTCTGATAGGCATCGTCCTTCACTTTCGTGAGAAAGCCGGGTACTTTGAATTCATAGAAATTGAGCATGGAGAAGGCGAAATAGATGAAGAAGAGCACAAGCGGGATGAGCACGACGGGGTGATATGCTATGGAGCCGAACTGCACATTGCGCACGCGGCCTAACAGCGACACCGCTATGCCGAGGGCCGTATACGTCACGACTATGCCGAGGCCGAACAACGCCGCACCGGCGAACGATCCCTTCTTCTCGCCCCGCGTACCGAGAAAGCTTACGGTGATCGGTATGAGCGGGTACACGCACGGCAGGAGGAACGATGCGATACCGGCTATGAAACAGAGGAAGAGCGCGAACGCTACGTTCGTACCTTCTATCGATGTCGCGAGCGATTCGAAGATATCCGCCTTCGGCACCGTGGACTTTGCCGGAGCGGATAACGGGAACGATACCGTTTTCGTCTTCGGGCTCAGGCAGACGCCGGCATCGTCCAGGCAGAGCTGGTAACGGACATCGATGGCGTTCATGCCCGCAACGCCGCCGTCAATATGCACGGTAAAATCACCCGCACCGTTAAGGATGATATCATCCTCTTTTTTCGTTCCCGACGGGGGCACGACCTTCACCACCAGCAGCCGTGAACCGGCAGGCGCGCTGAACGCTATCGGCAGGGAGATCTTCGATGCGATGAACGCATGCGAGAGCCGCGGCGTTGTTACCCGTATCGTTACGGAGGCATCCTGCACGGAACGCAGTGTCACCTCCGCATCGCGGTCGAATGCGCCGCCATCGCCCATTTGTGAGAACAGTACGGTGGAAGCGATCAATAGGAACAGTATGTTTTTCATACGCATACTATACCATTTCGGATGAGTATGGTCAAGAGAATGGCGGGGCGGGACACGAGATCCAGCCTTCCACGGATATCATTCATCCTTTCTCGGCACCGGAGATAGCCCCGATATGCGGAAGCAATGCCGTCCGCTCATGCTCAACGAACGCTTTTGTCACGGAATAGTTCAGCACACCGCGGTAAAGCATGTCTGCCATACGGCGGGCACGCGGTGACGACAATGAAAGGCTTTCTTTTTCGCAGTATGCGGCAAGGAGCGAATGCGCCTTCTCATCGCTCACAAGATGGTACATGCGCATGAAGCTTCGAAGCGGTGTCAGCCCGGGAAAGATGCGATGCCGGCGCGGTTTTTCCGGTTCAGCCGTCGGCGATGCAGCGACCTCCTCGAATGCCGCCTCCGGCGTATCGATGAACGCATCGCGATGACCCATCGCATGAAGTTTCTGTGCGCAGGCGGACGCGAGCGTGCGGGCCGTCTCGATATCGTCAGCAAAGAGCGGACCGATGAACGGTGCCATGCGTCCGGGCCGTGCCAGCACATATCCGCTGATACGTCCATTCGAGCGTGCAGCGAACGCGGCAAGGGCATCGCGCATAAGCGCATGCAGTATCGCGCGCCGCTCGAGGAAACGTGCGGCGTCATACGCGACAATGTCGGGCATATCGCGCACGGTCATCGGACGGACACGCTCGTCGAGCGGGGCGTCCGCATACGTCTCCGTCGATACCGATGAACGCCAGAGGCGATAGGAATCCTCATACCCGAGCGCACCGTACACCGTATGACCGAGCGGCGTCGCATCGAGGCCGTTGATGATGCGCTTATCCGCAAGCGCACGCATCAGGCACGAAATCATTATCTCGTTGGCAATGCCGTAGCGCCGCAATTCCGGGACCACAGCGACAAGGCCTATCCATGCATTGTGCTCGCCGAGCGGGGCGCTCACGCCGCTCCCGACCGGTACGCGGCTTCCGCCGGCTGACAGGTATGCGATGAACGTGCTCTTCGGATCGAGACGGACGATGCGTTGAAGGTCCTCATCGGTCTGATTCCATCCGGCGCGGAGCGTAATATAGCGCAGCGCATCAAGCCGCTTCCCGATCGGCTCAACGGACAGCATGTTCTCAGAAAGACGCTTTTTTTTCGGCAGGGCAATACGTTGTGAACGCGGTATCGATATGTCGACCTCTTTTCCCGATTGCGCCACCAGTTCCATGCGCCGGGTCGTCTCGAACGTAAAACCGTTGGGATTATCGACACGAAGCGAGCCGTACAGCGCATCGATACGTCTGTCCGTACCGAGAGCAAGCTGTGTGATCGTACGCGGGTCGATGCTGCGGGGAATGAGCGCTTTTCCCACGGCCCGTCAGACCATGCGCTTTTTGCTTCGCGGCATGAGCATGATCTCGCTCGCCGCCCATATGCCGGGTATCGCCTTGGAAAAATCCGCGCATCGTATCGACGTGAAATTCTCATCGATATCGACGGTGCCGGGATTGACATTACAGCTGTCATAGAGGTAATAGCTCGTTACACCGCGGGCGTCCATTTCATCGGAGATATAGGTCTCCATTTCCTCTTCCGTTTCCGCGACGAGATAATACGACTGGACGAAATCCTTCAGTCCGCTCTTGGTCACGCCCTTGGCAACGATATACCACCAGCGCGGCTTTATCGTTATCTCTTCCTCGTCCCCATATGCCATTTCAAGCCCGAGGGGTATCTTCAGGTCGTTTATGATATCGTAGTAATCGAAATCGTATTCGGTATTCTCGTCATCCTTGACCTCATGGACAAGCCCGGCAAGCGATGAATGCCAGTGATCATAATTATAGCTGAACGTCATTTCCTTATTGAACGGGATGGCCGCTTCGGAGAACATCGCTTCGATGCGCTCCGTATACGAATAGGGCGCGAAAAGCTCGATGACCTTGTGATCGTTGAGCAGGAGTTCAAGTCCTGTCTCGTAGTCGATAAGACCGAAACTGACGAAACCGCATTCCATCCAGAGCGAATCATAGTGATCGAACACACGCCGTATGCGCTCAAGCGGTATCTCGCGGCTTATGAAGACATCCTTGTCGCGATTGACGTCCTCCGACCATCGCTCGATGATGACGCACGCCTCTTCCCGGAACAATCCGACCGACTCATCCATGAGCGCACGTGTCTTTTCGGCGCTTACGGCCGCCGCATAGCTTAATCGGTCGCCGAACATGCCGTCGACGGTGGAGGGTGCTGCTTCCACCGTATAGCCCTCATCGGGCAGATAATTATCCTCGGGATAAATGCCCAACGGGAACCGGAATCCGGCGCGGACGACGCGCTTCTTCTCGAGGGCTTCCAGTATCCTCGTTCGCTTTCGGCTTTTTGAAAAATAGCTCATAGGCACTTCTTATGCTGAAAGCATAACAATGATTGAATATTACGTCAAGTGCTCGCCGCTGCCCACCGCTATGGGTTTCTTCCTCGGGTACTGGTAATAGTAGCATTTTATCGCACCGTTATAAAGCTTCCGGTTCCGCTTTGCACGTTCACCGAAAAGATGCTCGAAACGCTCATGCGATGTGATGATGAAATACGACCAGTGGTTGAGCGCTCGGAACGACTCTCCCATGGCGCGATAGAGCGCTTCGACATCCGCCTCTTCCCCCACTCGCTCGCCGTACGGCGGATTGGTGACGATGACGCCGTCCATCTCTTCGGGCTTGAAATGATGGATGCTTCGCCGCGCGAACCGTATGTTCTCTGCAACGCCGGCACGCGCCGCGTTCGCCGCGGAAAGTGTGACCGCGTTCTCGTCGATATCCGACCCATGGATGATTCCGTTGTACGCGGTAACGCGTGAAAGCGCCTCTTCGCGTGTGCGCCCCCACTCGCGCGCATCGATGATGGGCCAGCGGTCCGCTGAAAAGCGCCGTTTCATCCCGGGGGCGATATTCCGTGCGATGAGCGCCGCCTCGATGGCGATGGTGCCCGAACCGCAGAGCGGATCGGCGAAGGGCCGCGGTGGCCGCCAATTGGAAAGCAGGATGAGCGCGCTCGCAAGCGTTTCCTTTATCGGCGCTTCCAAGGCCTCGGCGCGATACCCGCGCGCATGAAGCCCATCGCCGGTGGTATCGAGCGTAAGGGAAGCGATATCGTTGCGTATCGCTATCTCTACGCGATAGAGCGGTCCATCCTCGGGAAAACGCTCGCGTTTATATCTCTTCTGCATCGAGGTGATCATCGCTTTCTTGACCATACCCTGACAGGCGGGTACGCCGTGCAGCTTCGAATTATGCGATCTCCCAATGACATGCATGACAGCATTCTCAGGTAGGATATCCGGCCAATTGACAGAGAGCGTTCCCTCGAACAGCGCATCGAAATCCGGGGCGGGGAATGTCGCAAGCTCCACGACAACGCGCTCGGCGGTGCGCAGATGCATATTGAGCTTCGGGATATCGGTCCACTCGCCCGAAACCGTCAAGCGGCCGTTCTCGGATGTGCTTTCAAAACCAAGCGCTGATAATTCCCGTGCGAGCACCGCTTCGATGCCGAAGGCGCAGAGTGCTGAAAGTTTAATCGGCATGGCATCGTTCTCTGCTATGCATCGCGGCCGTGACAGAGCTTGTATTTCTTGCCGCTGCCGCAGGGGCACGGTTCATTGCGTCCTATCTTTCGTCCCGCCACCGCCTGATTACGCACGGCGCCCTGGGCGGGCGACGGCTGCGGGCCGACGGCGGGGGGTGCATCGGGGGATGAGCGGAGCGCATCGAACGAGCGCACTTCCGATTTTGATTCCACGCCGCCGGCAAGCGCGGATTCCGGTGTATCGTCGGCGAACTGCTCGGCGGATATGCGCACATGGAAAAGTATCTCTGCGAGCTCACGCTTCATGGACCCCACCATGGCGGCGAACATGCGGAAGCCCTCGAGCTTGTATTCGGTGAGCGGGTTGCGCTCGGCATATCCCCGCAGCCCGATACCCTCACGCAGGCTGTCCATCATGAAGAGATGCTCCTTCCAGCGATTGTCGAGTATCTGAAGGAAGATATGGCGCTCTGCCATGGCGAAGAATTTTGGATTGACCTCGTTGACCTTGGCATCGTAGTGAGCGCGCATACGTTCCTTGAGCGCGGCAAGCATGTGCTCATGGTCATTCGCGAAAAGATCGTCTATCACCGCTTCATCAAGTTTCATATTGTACGCGGTCTCAAGCCAGCGGCGCAGCGCATCCTTGTCCCATCTGCCCCGTTCGCTCGCCGGGCACACTTCCTCAAGCGATGACTCGATGACCTCTTCCATGATCTCTTCAACGCGCGGGCGTATCGATTCCGAAAAAAGGATATTGTTGCGCTCGGCATAGATAGAGATGCGCTGCTGATTCATCACATCGTCATACTCGAGGAGATGTTTGCGTATATCGAAGTTGCGCCCTTCCACTTTGCGCTGCGCACGTTCTATCGATGAGTTCATCCACGGGTGCTCAAGTTCCTCTTCTTCCTTCATGCCCATTGCTATCATCATCTTGGCGATGCGCTCGCTCCCGAAGAGGCGCATGAGATCGTCCTCAAGCGATATGTAGAATGCCGAAAGACCGGGGTCGCCCTGACGCCCGCTTCGTCCGCGCAATTGATTATCGATGCGCCGCGCCTCGTGCCGTTCGCTGCCGACGACGTGAAGTCCGCCGTTCGCGACGACGATCTCCTTGTCGCGCTTGCACTTCTCGCGTATCGCAACGATGGTATCCAGTTTCGCAAGAAGCTCCTCGCTCCCCGTGCGCCGCGCGAGTTCGGCGGCCTCATCGATCTTGTCCGCGATGACGCCGCGCACGAAGCCTTCCTTGTGCGTCTCTATCGATGCTATCTTTTTGGTAAGCTCTTCTTTCTTCCGCGGGTCCTTTTCCTTGAAAGCATGGTTCTTGAGCACGATGAGCACCTGCTCCACTTCGCTCATGCCCTTCTCGATGGGATTGCCCCCGAGCACGATGTCCGTACCGCGGCCGGCCATGTTCGTCGCGAGCGTCACCGATCCGGGTTCGCCCGCCACGGCGACTATCTTCGCTTCGCGCGCATGGTTCTTCGCGTTCAGCATCTCGAATTTCACGCCCTGCCTGCGGAACACCGCAGCGAGCGCTTCGTTCATCTCAACGGAAATAGTGCCGACGAGCACGGGCTTCCCCGCATCCTGAAGCGTTTTGATATAAAGCGCAAGCGCATCGAATTTCGCCTTGCGCGTGCGGTATATCCTGTCCGAAAGGTCATTGCGTATCACGTTCTTGTTCGGCGGTATGGCGATGACATCGAGATTGTATATCTTGACGAATTCCTCGGCTTCCGTCTCCGCCGTGCCCGTCATACCCGAGAGTTTGTGATACATGCGGAAATAGTTCTGATAGGTGACCGTCGCATACGTCTGTGATTCGTTCTGTATCGCCACACGCTCCTTCGCCTCGATGGCCTGATGGAGCCCGTCGCTGTAGCGGCGCCCTTCGAGGATACGGCCGGTGAACTCATCGACGATGAGCACCTGTCCGTCCTGCACGACATAGTCCACATCGTGCTTGAAGAGCTTATGCGCCTTCAATGCCTGATTGACGTGATGCACCACATCGACCGAACGGC from Spirochaetota bacterium includes the following:
- a CDS encoding class I SAM-dependent RNA methyltransferase, which gives rise to MPIKLSALCAFGIEAVLARELSALGFESTSENGRLTVSGEWTDIPKLNMHLRTAERVVVELATFPAPDFDALFEGTLSVNWPDILPENAVMHVIGRSHNSKLHGVPACQGMVKKAMITSMQKRYKRERFPEDGPLYRVEIAIRNDIASLTLDTTGDGLHARGYRAEALEAPIKETLASALILLSNWRPPRPFADPLCGSGTIAIEAALIARNIAPGMKRRFSADRWPIIDAREWGRTREEALSRVTAYNGIIHGSDIDENAVTLSAANAARAGVAENIRFARRSIHHFKPEEMDGVIVTNPPYGERVGEEADVEALYRAMGESFRALNHWSYFIITSHERFEHLFGERAKRNRKLYNGAIKCYYYQYPRKKPIAVGSGEHLT
- a CDS encoding cytochrome c biogenesis protein CcdA → MKNILFLLIASTVLFSQMGDGGAFDRDAEVTLRSVQDASVTIRVTTPRLSHAFIASKISLPIAFSAPAGSRLLVVKVVPPSGTKKEDDIILNGAGDFTVHIDGGVAGMNAIDVRYQLCLDDAGVCLSPKTKTVSFPLSAPAKSTVPKADIFESLATSIEGTNVAFALFLCFIAGIASFLLPCVYPLIPITVSFLGTRGEKKGSFAGAALFGLGIVVTYTALGIAVSLLGRVRNVQFGSIAYHPVVLIPLVLFFIYFAFSMLNFYEFKVPGFLTKVKDDAYQKGNSFAGKFFMGAVTGLVASPCVGPVVATILGVSLTQPQYGYLYMFFYALGFASVLVVLGTFSSLLGKLPKSGGWMDIVKYVFALLMLGFTAYYLNLLLVILGVRTSSVYITVAVFALVAIVLTAVTYRSLDEYLKGDRIKSLGVLLLFLAGLTLHQAARNEFLGRATPVIEETKALSFDEALQTAKAEKKLVFIDFYTSWCENCEVLSRTILMKPPVKNLLARKFVVLKIDADKEPWLRDRYGVKYYPWITVVDGAGTLVYERNRFGIFDKALAEAMHAELMTALSNAVQK
- the secA gene encoding preprotein translocase subunit SecA, with protein sequence MSAVDSVLKLIFGDKSKNDIKRILPVVERINSHEEAMKALSDEALGAKTAEFRSRLRETLGTDIDTLDLSKPEEKKRLSAALNDILPEAFAAVREASRRTTGMRHFDMQMVGGIVLHEGKISEMRTGEGKTLVATLPVYLNALTGLGVHVVTVNDYLARRDAEWMGPIYTMLGLSVDVIDKSQPHSPERRAAYRADITYGTNSEFGFDYLRDNMVMRAEDKVQRPYYYAIVDEVDSILIDEARTPLIISGPAEKNVKLYYEIDKIIPTLKEAQVDNRKNEVAGSGDYVVDEKDKNAYLTEQGVATVEKLLGLENLYGSRSVDVVHHVNQALKAHKLFKHDVDYVVQDGQVLIVDEFTGRILEGRRYSDGLHQAIEAKERVAIQNESQTYATVTYQNYFRMYHKLSGMTGTAETEAEEFVKIYNLDVIAIPPNKNVIRNDLSDRIYRTRKAKFDALALYIKTLQDAGKPVLVGTISVEMNEALAAVFRRQGVKFEMLNAKNHAREAKIVAVAGEPGSVTLATNMAGRGTDIVLGGNPIEKGMSEVEQVLIVLKNHAFKEKDPRKKEELTKKIASIETHKEGFVRGVIADKIDEAAELARRTGSEELLAKLDTIVAIREKCKRDKEIVVANGGLHVVGSERHEARRIDNQLRGRSGRQGDPGLSAFYISLEDDLMRLFGSERIAKMMIAMGMKEEEELEHPWMNSSIERAQRKVEGRNFDIRKHLLEYDDVMNQQRISIYAERNNILFSESIRPRVEEIMEEVIESSLEEVCPASERGRWDKDALRRWLETAYNMKLDEAVIDDLFANDHEHMLAALKERMRAHYDAKVNEVNPKFFAMAERHIFLQILDNRWKEHLFMMDSLREGIGLRGYAERNPLTEYKLEGFRMFAAMVGSMKRELAEILFHVRISAEQFADDTPESALAGGVESKSEVRSFDALRSSPDAPPAVGPQPSPAQGAVRNQAVAGRKIGRNEPCPCGSGKKYKLCHGRDA